In the Paenibacillus sp. FSL H7-0357 genome, one interval contains:
- a CDS encoding alpha-E domain-containing protein has translation MLNRNAEALFWIGRYIERAENHARLIDVHYHIQQEEDFQEEGHKWSRLIDALGVRNEYLRQFDSFSEQDVLSFITLDLGNSNSLFSCVHQARNNLRTLRQHLPSELWDIANGFNLWLAEQSVADIMRGPHHFYQQVKERAAMFLGAEQSVMLRGNEWHFIESGRFLERAENTTRILQAVTVQCKSKEINAIYTQLQAVLKSVSGYQSFRRYYADAMSPESILEFLIVNASFPRSVRFSFHKLEEHLAKLELDTSEKGSGHEKVIRQAGKIKAELDYMEKEEMSGDLVEDVLHSLMLSCQRLGKTMEGAFFRREGVRV, from the coding sequence ATGCTGAATCGTAATGCGGAGGCTTTGTTTTGGATCGGCCGGTATATTGAACGGGCAGAGAATCATGCGCGGCTTATCGATGTGCATTATCATATTCAACAGGAAGAGGACTTCCAGGAGGAAGGACATAAATGGTCGAGGCTGATTGATGCGCTCGGGGTCAGAAATGAATACCTGCGGCAATTTGACAGCTTTTCGGAACAGGATGTATTGTCCTTCATTACGCTGGATCTGGGCAATTCCAATTCGTTATTCTCTTGTGTTCATCAAGCGCGCAACAATTTGCGCACTCTGCGTCAGCATTTGCCAAGCGAGCTGTGGGATATTGCCAACGGTTTTAATCTGTGGCTCGCAGAGCAGTCGGTAGCGGATATTATGCGGGGTCCGCATCATTTCTATCAGCAGGTCAAAGAGCGGGCGGCGATGTTTCTCGGGGCAGAGCAGTCTGTCATGCTGAGGGGAAATGAATGGCATTTTATTGAGAGCGGCCGCTTTCTGGAACGGGCAGAGAACACGACACGGATTCTGCAGGCGGTCACTGTACAGTGCAAGTCTAAGGAAATTAACGCGATTTATACCCAGCTTCAGGCGGTGCTGAAATCCGTGAGCGGTTATCAATCCTTCCGAAGGTATTATGCAGATGCCATGTCACCGGAGAGTATTCTGGAGTTCCTCATTGTGAATGCCTCTTTTCCGCGTTCGGTCCGCTTTTCATTCCATAAATTGGAGGAGCATTTAGCCAAGCTCGAGCTGGATACTTCTGAGAAGGGCTCCGGGCATGAGAAGGTCATTCGCCAGGCCGGAAAGATCAAAGCAGAGCTGGATTATATGGAGAAAGAAGAAATGTCCGGCGATCTCGTCGAGGATGTGCTGCATTCGCTGATGTTATCATGCCAGAGACTGGGCAAAACGATGGAAGGCGCCTTTTTTCGCCGCGAAGGAGTGCGGGTATGA
- a CDS encoding transglutaminase family protein: MKIQIHHTTTYSYPEPVTDSVNEIRLTPRTNYRQSCYHHEVEVFPPANLLTYEDFFGNRVHAYSVNKPHTEMVIHTKATVVTLDKAQGNDLPHLPLEEQVRLLNDEKFQNRYVEFILPTRYTEVTPELVEFASQHPFDEADDMYEWTKKLSSTIYEQFTYDPEATSVNTTVKKALKLKRGVCQDYAHLMIAVCRSVGLPSRYVSGYHFVGDLQGANANFEQASHAWVETHIPGTGWLGFDPTNNVEVSWRYIKLGHGRDYKDIVPVKGVYRGVSGTLTVKVDVRQLGN, encoded by the coding sequence ATGAAAATTCAGATCCATCATACGACCACCTACAGCTATCCCGAGCCGGTTACGGACAGTGTCAATGAAATCAGGCTGACGCCGCGCACGAATTACCGCCAGTCCTGCTACCATCATGAGGTTGAGGTGTTTCCCCCCGCCAATTTGCTGACTTACGAGGATTTCTTCGGCAACCGGGTTCATGCTTATTCCGTGAACAAGCCGCATACGGAGATGGTCATCCATACGAAGGCGACCGTAGTGACTTTAGATAAAGCACAGGGTAACGATCTGCCGCATCTTCCGCTGGAAGAGCAGGTGAGACTGCTCAATGATGAGAAATTCCAGAACCGGTATGTTGAGTTCATCTTGCCGACGCGTTATACGGAAGTGACTCCTGAGCTGGTTGAATTTGCTTCACAGCATCCCTTTGACGAAGCCGATGATATGTACGAGTGGACCAAAAAGCTGTCATCGACCATCTACGAGCAATTTACGTATGATCCCGAGGCTACCAGTGTGAACACGACTGTGAAAAAAGCATTAAAGCTGAAGCGCGGCGTCTGCCAGGACTACGCACACTTGATGATTGCGGTCTGCCGCAGTGTCGGTCTGCCTTCCAGATATGTTAGCGGGTATCATTTTGTCGGTGATTTGCAGGGAGCTAATGCCAATTTCGAGCAGGCTTCGCATGCCTGGGTGGAGACGCATATTCCCGGCACGGGCTGGCTTGGTTTTGATCCCACCAATAACGTGGAAGTAAGCTGGCGTTACATCAAACTTGGGCATGGCCGGGATTACAAGGATATTGTACCGGTCAAAGGTGTCTACCGCGGAGTATCGGGTACGCTCACCGTGAAGGTGGATGTCCGTCAGTTGGGAAACTAA
- a CDS encoding SDR family oxidoreductase, translating to MSPNIAKKQRFLGKTAIITGAGSGIGRATAIQMAREGANVALFDLVNERTSILEQKLNKLRKDCALAIDVDTSDEERMKEAVRRTVEHFGGLDVVFANAGINGAVGPIEELSLSDWERTISVNLTGTFLTLKYSIPHLKDKGKGSIIITSSINGNSRFASFGWSPYSTTKAGQVAFAKMAALELAKFKIRVNVICPGAISTNIDESTEFNEDMEAIVIPIEFPEGAQPLADGPGKPENVADLVAFLASDESIHITGAQIVIDGAESLLS from the coding sequence ATGAGCCCAAATATAGCTAAAAAGCAGCGTTTTCTTGGAAAAACAGCCATAATCACAGGTGCGGGCTCGGGAATCGGCAGAGCGACGGCGATTCAAATGGCGCGCGAAGGTGCAAATGTAGCCTTGTTTGATCTGGTGAATGAGCGTACTTCGATCCTGGAGCAGAAGCTGAACAAGCTCCGCAAGGATTGTGCACTGGCCATTGACGTAGACACCTCGGATGAGGAACGGATGAAAGAAGCAGTGCGCAGGACCGTTGAGCATTTCGGAGGTCTTGATGTTGTGTTCGCCAATGCTGGAATCAACGGAGCTGTGGGTCCGATTGAGGAACTCAGCCTTAGTGATTGGGAACGTACTATATCGGTCAATCTGACCGGAACCTTCCTGACGCTGAAGTACAGCATTCCCCATCTGAAGGATAAAGGGAAAGGCAGCATCATTATCACCAGCTCGATTAACGGCAACAGCAGATTCGCCAGCTTCGGCTGGTCCCCATACAGCACAACTAAAGCCGGTCAGGTAGCCTTTGCCAAGATGGCGGCACTGGAGCTGGCCAAGTTCAAAATCCGGGTCAATGTAATCTGTCCTGGTGCGATTTCCACCAATATTGATGAGAGCACGGAATTTAATGAGGATATGGAAGCTATCGTGATTCCGATTGAATTTCCGGAAGGGGCACAGCCACTCGCGGATGGACCGGGCAAACCGGAAAATGTAGCGGATCTGGTTGCTTTCCTAGCCTCGGATGAATCCATTCATATAACGGGTGCGCAGATTGTGATCGACGGTGCAGAATCCCTGTTGTCCTAA
- a CDS encoding DUF1801 domain-containing protein yields the protein MNQEVTDFINTVQQPWQNELCNQLRQLVHDSIPEVQERIQYGKPHFLKNGKYAAVITTAKGWVTFSIFNAAELEAPDGLFEAGKPERRTTKLLEGKPVDYELLGALLKQASATL from the coding sequence ATGAATCAAGAGGTGACAGATTTCATTAACACTGTCCAACAGCCATGGCAAAATGAGCTGTGTAATCAACTCCGCCAGTTGGTTCATGATTCCATTCCGGAGGTACAGGAGCGTATTCAATACGGCAAACCGCATTTTCTTAAAAACGGCAAATATGCTGCGGTTATTACCACCGCTAAGGGTTGGGTGACCTTTTCCATCTTCAATGCAGCAGAATTGGAAGCTCCTGACGGATTGTTCGAAGCCGGAAAACCGGAAAGAAGAACAACCAAGCTGCTTGAAGGCAAACCGGTTGATTATGAGCTGCTGGGTGCATTGCTGAAACAAGCCTCGGCTACACTCTAG
- a CDS encoding DUF2087 domain-containing protein, whose translation MSILNKADWVIELPEGKGSVSISEKFWNASIEELKQGYIFETRDRSGIYTCLVCGEEYEKGIIYKNDNHYYEAEKYAALHVANVHGTMFNWLLGMDKKLIGLTDLQKGLLLAFHQSLSDGEVAKELGIGSTSTVRNHRFTLREKVKQAKLFLAVMELAEEKPGVSSPFVSIPRSASMIDERFAITEEENAEILGTYFKEGLDGPLSEFPKKQKRKAAILRQLIKRFAAGRKYSEKEVNAILGEAFPDHVTLRRYLIDYGLLDREDDGSSYWVKL comes from the coding sequence ATGTCTATATTAAATAAAGCGGATTGGGTGATTGAGTTGCCGGAAGGAAAGGGTTCAGTCAGTATTTCGGAAAAATTCTGGAATGCCTCGATTGAGGAGTTAAAGCAAGGTTATATTTTTGAGACGCGAGACCGTTCAGGAATCTATACCTGTCTGGTATGCGGTGAAGAATATGAGAAGGGTATTATCTATAAGAATGACAACCATTACTATGAGGCAGAGAAATATGCTGCGCTTCATGTGGCCAATGTTCATGGCACCATGTTTAATTGGCTGCTCGGAATGGATAAGAAACTTATAGGGCTGACGGATCTGCAGAAAGGGCTGCTGCTTGCATTTCATCAGAGCCTCAGTGACGGGGAGGTTGCCAAGGAGTTAGGAATCGGCAGTACTTCCACGGTGCGGAATCACCGGTTCACACTGCGTGAGAAGGTCAAGCAAGCCAAATTGTTTCTTGCCGTCATGGAGCTGGCTGAGGAGAAACCGGGTGTTTCTTCACCATTTGTAAGTATCCCGCGCTCCGCTTCCATGATCGATGAACGTTTTGCTATTACGGAAGAGGAGAATGCCGAGATCCTTGGGACTTATTTTAAGGAGGGACTGGATGGCCCGTTATCCGAATTTCCCAAGAAGCAGAAGCGGAAAGCCGCCATTCTTCGCCAACTGATTAAGAGGTTTGCCGCCGGCCGCAAATACAGTGAGAAAGAGGTTAACGCCATTCTGGGTGAAGCCTTCCCTGATCATGTCACACTGCGGCGCTATCTGATTGATTATGGCCTGCTGGACCGCGAGGATGACGGCAGCAGCTACTGGGTTAAATTATAG
- a CDS encoding GIY-YIG nuclease family protein: MEKARRKELAYDYAHSHRPMGVYRIVNTKNDKSFVGSSLNLEGVWNKHKFMLDINSHDNKSLMADWVEYGEEAFRFEILEQIKPEEDFVASVSELAKYRKQLPELESKWMDQLSPYGDRGYHKPKQK; the protein is encoded by the coding sequence ATGGAAAAAGCAAGACGCAAAGAACTGGCCTATGATTATGCCCACTCTCATCGGCCGATGGGTGTATACCGGATTGTGAATACGAAGAACGATAAGTCTTTTGTAGGCAGCAGCCTTAACCTGGAAGGCGTATGGAACAAGCATAAATTTATGCTCGATATTAATAGCCATGACAATAAATCGCTGATGGCCGACTGGGTAGAGTACGGGGAAGAGGCCTTCCGTTTTGAGATTCTGGAACAAATTAAACCGGAGGAGGATTTTGTGGCATCCGTGTCCGAGCTGGCCAAATACAGAAAGCAGCTTCCGGAGCTGGAGAGCAAATGGATGGACCAGCTGTCTCCCTACGGAGACCGCGGTTATCATAAACCCAAGCAGAAATGA
- a CDS encoding DnaJ family domain-containing protein — protein sequence MGMLSWLAEQRIQEAMRSGEFKDLPGAGKPLELEDLSGVPEELRMSFKIMKNAGLLPEEITLRKECVTLEELLAACRNSGVTSSGEQKTLENKLSMKRLRLQELLRQRGLESSSSILEYGDKIRQKLLSEEE from the coding sequence ATGGGTATGCTGTCATGGCTGGCGGAGCAGCGGATTCAGGAAGCGATGCGGAGCGGGGAATTCAAGGATCTTCCCGGGGCTGGAAAGCCGCTGGAGCTGGAGGACTTGTCGGGGGTTCCTGAGGAACTGCGGATGTCATTCAAGATTATGAAAAATGCCGGGCTGCTGCCGGAAGAGATCACACTGCGTAAGGAATGTGTAACCCTTGAGGAACTGCTGGCAGCATGCCGCAACAGCGGGGTTACTAGTTCTGGTGAACAGAAAACGCTGGAGAACAAGCTCTCCATGAAGAGACTTCGGCTGCAGGAACTGCTGAGGCAGCGCGGGCTGGAGAGCAGCAGTTCCATCCTGGAGTACGGCGATAAAATTCGTCAGAAGCTGCTGAGTGAAGAAGAATGA